Proteins from a single region of Streptomyces sp. Tu 3180:
- a CDS encoding biotin carboxylase N-terminal domain-containing protein, whose translation MITSVLVANRGEIACRVVRTCRELGIRTVAVHSDADGNALHVRVADTAVRLPGTAPADTYLRGDLIVKAALASGADAVHPGYGFLSENAGFARAVRDAGLVWIGPPPEAIEAMASKTRAKELMGIEPLREVTESDLPVLVKAAAGGGGRGMRVVRRLVDLDGELAAARAEAASAFGDGEVFVERYLGGDAGARHVEVQVLADTHGTVWALGTRDCSLQRRHQKVIEEAPAPGLSAPLTEELHALAVRAARAVAYVGAGTVEFLVAEERAHFLEMNTRLQVEHPVTEAVFGVDLVAEQIRVAEGHALPDDPPRARGHAVEARLYAEDPARDWAPQTGRLHRLAVPGAVRLDTGYTDGDDIGVHYDPLIAKVVAHAPTRTEAVRKLASALERAVIHGPVTNRDLLVRSLRHEEFAEGRTNTGFYDRHLPALTGPAPDPHAPLAAALADAHGRSRFGGWRNVPSQPQTKRYATADGEHEVRYRHTRDGLAADGVQVVHADAGLVILDVDGVRRRYEVSRHGDRVYVGATALTALPRFPDPTAQHAPGSLLAPMPGTVVRVAEGLTEGAAVTAGQPLLWLEAMKMQHRITAPVTGTLSALRAAPGQQVEVGALLAVVEATP comes from the coding sequence GTGATTACTTCCGTTCTTGTGGCGAACCGGGGCGAGATCGCCTGCCGTGTCGTGCGCACCTGCCGCGAGCTGGGCATCCGCACCGTCGCGGTGCACTCGGACGCCGACGGAAACGCCCTCCACGTGCGCGTGGCCGACACGGCGGTACGGCTGCCGGGGACGGCGCCCGCCGACACCTACCTGCGCGGCGACCTGATCGTGAAGGCCGCCCTCGCGTCCGGCGCGGACGCCGTGCACCCCGGCTACGGCTTCCTCTCCGAGAACGCCGGCTTCGCGCGCGCCGTCCGGGACGCCGGCCTGGTGTGGATCGGGCCGCCCCCGGAGGCGATCGAGGCGATGGCGTCCAAGACGCGTGCCAAGGAACTGATGGGCATCGAGCCCCTGCGGGAGGTCACCGAGTCCGACCTGCCGGTGCTGGTGAAGGCGGCGGCGGGCGGCGGCGGACGCGGGATGCGCGTCGTACGGCGCCTCGTGGACCTGGACGGCGAACTGGCCGCCGCCCGCGCGGAGGCCGCGAGCGCCTTCGGCGACGGCGAGGTGTTCGTCGAGCGGTACCTCGGCGGTGACGCGGGCGCCCGGCACGTCGAGGTGCAGGTGCTCGCCGACACCCACGGCACCGTGTGGGCGCTCGGCACCCGCGACTGCTCCCTCCAGCGCCGCCACCAGAAGGTGATCGAGGAGGCCCCGGCGCCCGGACTGTCCGCGCCGCTCACCGAGGAGCTCCACGCCCTCGCCGTGCGCGCCGCGCGCGCCGTCGCCTACGTCGGCGCCGGGACCGTCGAGTTCCTCGTCGCGGAGGAGCGGGCGCACTTCCTGGAGATGAACACCCGCCTCCAGGTGGAACACCCGGTCACCGAGGCCGTGTTCGGTGTCGACCTCGTCGCCGAGCAGATCCGCGTCGCCGAGGGCCACGCCCTCCCGGACGACCCGCCCCGCGCGCGCGGACACGCCGTCGAGGCCCGCCTCTACGCCGAGGACCCCGCCCGGGACTGGGCCCCGCAGACCGGCCGCCTGCACCGCCTCGCCGTCCCCGGCGCCGTCCGCCTGGACACCGGCTACACCGACGGCGACGACATCGGCGTCCACTACGACCCCCTGATCGCCAAGGTCGTCGCCCACGCCCCCACCCGCACGGAGGCGGTCCGCAAGCTGGCCTCGGCGCTGGAACGCGCGGTGATCCACGGCCCCGTCACCAACCGGGACCTCCTCGTCCGCTCCCTGCGGCACGAGGAGTTCGCCGAAGGCCGCACGAACACCGGCTTCTACGACCGCCACCTGCCCGCACTCACCGGACCGGCCCCCGACCCGCACGCCCCGCTCGCCGCCGCCCTCGCCGACGCCCACGGCCGCTCCCGCTTCGGCGGCTGGCGCAACGTGCCCTCACAACCGCAGACGAAGCGGTACGCGACGGCCGACGGGGAGCACGAGGTCCGCTACCGGCACACGCGCGACGGCCTCGCGGCCGACGGGGTGCAGGTCGTGCACGCCGACGCGGGGCTCGTGATCCTGGACGTGGACGGCGTACGACGCCGCTACGAGGTCAGCCGTCACGGCGACCGCGTGTACGTGGGCGCCACCGCCCTCACCGCCCTGCCCCGCTTCCCCGACCCCACCGCCCAGCACGCCCCCGGCTCCCTCCTGGCCCCCATGCCGGGCACGGTCGTCCGCGTCGCCGAGGGCCTGACCGAGGGGGCGGCCGTGACGGCCGGACAGCCCCTGCTGTGGCTGGAGGCGATGAAGATGCAGCACAGGATCACCGCCCCGGTCACGGGAACCCTCAGCGCCCTCCGGGCGGCACCGGGACAGCAGGTGGAGGTCGGCGCCCTCCTGGCGGTCGTGGAGGCAACCCCCTGA
- a CDS encoding carboxyl transferase domain-containing protein codes for MTVLESALDTTGPDYRAHREAMLAKLAELDAEHAKALAGGGEKYVERHRTRGKLLARERIELLLDPDTPFLELSPLAAWGSEYAVGASLVTGIGVVEGVECLITANDPTVRGGASNPWSLRKALRANDIALANRLPCISLVESGGADLPSQKEIFIPGGAIFRDLTRLSAAGIPTLAVVFGNSTAGGAYVPGMSDHVIMVKERAKVFLGGPPLVKMATGEESDDESLGGAEMHARVSGLADHFAADEPDALRQARRIVARLNHRKAYDDPGPAAPPKYDEDELLGIVPGDLRTPFDPREVIARIVDSSDFDEFKPLYGTSLTTGWATLHGYPVGILANARGVLFSEESQKAAQFIQLANQRDIPLLFLHNTTGYMVGREYEQGGIIKHGAMMINAVSNSKVPHLSVLMGASYGAGHYGMCGRAYDPRFLFAWPSAKSAVMGPQQLAGVLSIVARQSAAAKGRPYDDEADAALRAMVEQQIESESLPMFLSGRLYDDGVIDPRDTRTVLGLCLSAVHTAPYEGARGGFGVFRM; via the coding sequence GTGACGGTCCTCGAATCCGCCCTCGACACCACCGGCCCCGACTACCGGGCGCACCGCGAGGCCATGCTCGCCAAGCTGGCCGAACTCGACGCCGAGCACGCCAAGGCCCTCGCGGGCGGCGGCGAGAAGTACGTCGAGCGGCACCGCACGCGCGGCAAGCTGCTCGCCCGCGAGCGCATCGAGCTGCTCCTCGACCCCGACACGCCCTTCCTGGAGCTGTCCCCGCTGGCGGCCTGGGGGAGCGAGTACGCGGTCGGCGCCTCGCTCGTCACCGGCATCGGCGTCGTCGAGGGCGTGGAGTGCCTGATCACCGCCAACGACCCGACCGTGCGCGGCGGCGCCAGCAACCCCTGGAGCCTGAGGAAGGCCCTGCGCGCCAACGACATCGCGCTCGCCAACCGGCTGCCCTGCATCAGCCTCGTCGAGTCCGGCGGCGCCGACCTGCCCTCCCAGAAGGAGATCTTCATCCCGGGCGGTGCGATCTTCCGGGACCTCACCCGGCTGTCGGCGGCAGGCATCCCCACCCTCGCCGTCGTCTTCGGCAACTCCACCGCCGGAGGCGCGTACGTCCCCGGCATGTCCGACCACGTGATCATGGTCAAGGAGCGGGCGAAGGTGTTCCTCGGCGGCCCGCCGCTGGTGAAGATGGCCACCGGGGAGGAGAGCGACGACGAGTCCCTGGGCGGCGCCGAGATGCACGCGCGCGTGTCGGGCCTCGCCGACCACTTCGCCGCCGACGAACCGGACGCGCTGCGCCAGGCCCGCCGGATCGTCGCCCGCCTCAACCACCGCAAGGCGTACGACGACCCGGGACCGGCCGCCCCGCCCAAGTACGACGAGGACGAACTCCTCGGCATCGTCCCCGGCGACCTCAGGACCCCCTTCGACCCGCGCGAGGTCATCGCGCGGATCGTCGACTCCTCCGACTTCGACGAGTTCAAACCGCTGTACGGGACCAGCCTGACCACCGGATGGGCCACCCTGCACGGCTATCCCGTCGGCATCCTCGCCAACGCCCGGGGGGTCCTCTTCAGCGAGGAGTCCCAGAAGGCCGCCCAGTTCATCCAGCTCGCCAACCAGCGCGACATCCCGCTGCTCTTCCTGCACAACACCACCGGCTACATGGTCGGCAGGGAGTACGAGCAGGGCGGCATCATCAAGCACGGCGCGATGATGATCAACGCGGTCAGCAACTCGAAGGTCCCCCACCTGTCCGTCCTCATGGGCGCCTCCTACGGCGCCGGGCACTACGGCATGTGCGGTCGCGCCTACGACCCCCGCTTCCTGTTCGCCTGGCCCAGCGCCAAGTCCGCCGTCATGGGCCCGCAGCAGCTCGCCGGCGTGCTGTCCATCGTCGCGCGGCAGTCGGCGGCGGCGAAGGGACGGCCGTACGACGACGAGGCGGACGCGGCGCTGCGCGCCATGGTGGAGCAGCAGATCGAGTCCGAGTCGCTGCCGATGTTCCTGTCCGGGCGGCTGTACGACGACGGCGTCATCGACCCGCGCGACACCCGCACCGTCCTCGGCCTGTGCCTGTCGGCCGTCCACACCGCGCCCTACGAGGGCGCGCGCGGCGGCTTCGGCGTCTTCCGGATGTGA
- a CDS encoding acyclic terpene utilization AtuA family protein, protein MTATTLRVGNFSGFYGDRSDALREMLTGGEVDVLTGDYLAELTMLILARDRLKDPSAGYARTFLRQLEDCLGLARERGVRIVTNAGGLDPGGLADAVRALAGRLGVPVRVAHVEGDDLTARYPGSLAAHAYLGGFGIARCLRAGADVVVTGRVTDAALVTGPAAAHFGWAPTEYDRLAGAVVAGHVLECGTQATGGNYAFFGEGGPGRVRRPGFPLAEIHADGTAVITKHPGTGGFVDVGTVTAQLLYETGGARYAGPDVTARLDTVRLAQDGPDRVRVEGVRGEAPPPTLKAGLNRLGGFRNEVVFVLTGLDIEAKADLVREQMSDALAESPPAEVRWELVRTDRADAGTEETASALLRLVARDPAQEAVGRALSGAAIELALASYPGFHVLAPPGKGSPYGVFEDVYIPHGDVDHVAVLHDGRRIPVPPAHDTAVLEDVPEPALPEPLPAGPTTRAPLGLVAGARSGDKGGNANVGVWVRSDDAWRWLAHELTAERFRELIPEARDLPVTRHALPRLRALNFLVEGILGEGVAAQARFDPQAKALGEWLRSRHLDIPEVLL, encoded by the coding sequence GTGACGGCGACGACCCTGCGCGTCGGCAACTTCTCCGGCTTCTACGGCGACCGCTCCGACGCCCTGCGCGAGATGCTCACCGGCGGCGAGGTCGACGTCCTCACCGGGGACTACCTCGCCGAGCTGACCATGCTCATCCTGGCCCGCGACCGGCTGAAGGACCCCTCCGCCGGGTACGCCCGCACCTTCCTGCGGCAGCTGGAGGACTGCCTCGGCCTCGCCCGCGAGCGGGGAGTCAGGATCGTCACCAACGCCGGCGGGCTCGATCCGGGCGGACTCGCCGACGCCGTGCGCGCCCTGGCCGGCCGGCTGGGCGTCCCCGTGCGGGTCGCCCACGTCGAGGGCGACGACCTCACCGCGCGGTACCCCGGCAGCCTCGCCGCCCACGCCTACCTCGGCGGCTTCGGGATCGCGCGGTGCCTGCGCGCGGGCGCCGACGTGGTCGTCACCGGGCGGGTCACCGACGCGGCCCTCGTCACCGGGCCGGCCGCCGCGCACTTCGGCTGGGCGCCGACGGAGTACGACCGGCTGGCGGGCGCGGTCGTCGCCGGGCACGTGCTGGAGTGCGGGACGCAGGCCACCGGAGGGAACTACGCCTTCTTCGGCGAGGGCGGGCCGGGGCGCGTCCGGCGGCCCGGGTTCCCCCTCGCCGAGATCCACGCCGACGGCACCGCCGTCATCACCAAGCACCCCGGGACCGGCGGCTTCGTCGACGTCGGCACCGTCACCGCGCAACTGCTGTACGAGACCGGCGGCGCCCGGTACGCCGGGCCGGACGTCACCGCACGGCTGGACACCGTACGGCTCGCCCAGGACGGACCCGACCGGGTGCGCGTCGAAGGCGTCCGGGGAGAAGCCCCTCCGCCCACGCTCAAGGCCGGGCTCAACCGGCTCGGCGGCTTCCGCAACGAGGTCGTGTTCGTCCTCACCGGGCTCGACATCGAGGCCAAGGCGGACCTCGTGCGGGAGCAGATGTCCGACGCGCTCGCCGAGTCGCCGCCCGCCGAGGTGCGCTGGGAGCTGGTGCGCACCGACCGGGCCGACGCCGGCACCGAGGAGACCGCCAGCGCGCTGCTGCGGCTCGTCGCGCGGGATCCCGCGCAGGAGGCGGTCGGGCGGGCGCTGAGCGGGGCGGCCATCGAGCTGGCGCTGGCCAGCTACCCCGGGTTCCATGTGTTGGCGCCCCCGGGGAAGGGTTCCCCCTATGGGGTCTTCGAGGATGTGTACATCCCCCATGGTGACGTCGACCATGTGGCCGTCCTCCACGACGGACGCCGAATCCCCGTGCCACCGGCCCACGACACCGCCGTGCTCGAGGACGTACCGGAACCCGCGCTCCCCGAACCGCTCCCCGCGGGACCCACGACACGGGCCCCCCTCGGCCTCGTCGCCGGCGCCCGCAGCGGCGACAAGGGCGGGAACGCCAACGTCGGCGTCTGGGTCCGCTCCGACGACGCCTGGCGGTGGCTCGCGCACGAGCTGACCGCCGAGCGGTTCCGGGAGCTGATCCCCGAGGCCCGCGACCTGCCGGTCACCCGGCACGCACTGCCCCGCCTGCGCGCCCTGAACTTCCTCGTCGAAGGCATCCTCGGCGAGGGCGTCGCCGCGCAGGCCCGCTTCGATCCGCAGGCCAAGGCGCTCGGCGAATGGCTGCGCTCCCGGCACCTGGACATCCCGGAGGTCCTGCTGTGA
- a CDS encoding TIGR03084 family metal-binding protein: MSDPTPVIDDLREESEEVDRLVAGLGPGQWASRTPAAGWTVAHQIAHLAWTDHSALLAVTDADGFRALVEQALAAPHTFVDDGAEEYARSAPAELLARWREGRAALEKALRSAPPGARFPWYGPPMSAASMATARLMETWAHGLDVADAIGVVRPPTDRLRHVAWLGVRTRDFAYGAHGLTPPAGPFRVELVAPGGELWTHGPEDAPQRVTGPALDFCLLVTQRAHRADLALTADGPDADRWLDIAQAFAGPPGSGRAPKGDTAR, encoded by the coding sequence GTGTCCGATCCGACGCCCGTGATCGACGATCTGCGTGAGGAGAGCGAGGAGGTCGACCGGCTCGTGGCCGGACTGGGTCCCGGGCAGTGGGCGTCGCGGACGCCCGCCGCCGGGTGGACCGTGGCCCACCAGATCGCCCACCTCGCCTGGACCGACCACTCGGCGCTGCTCGCCGTCACCGACGCGGACGGGTTCCGGGCGCTGGTCGAGCAGGCCCTCGCCGCCCCGCACACCTTCGTCGACGACGGCGCCGAGGAGTACGCCCGGTCCGCGCCCGCCGAACTGCTCGCGCGGTGGCGCGAGGGGCGCGCGGCACTGGAGAAGGCACTGCGGTCGGCGCCGCCCGGCGCCCGCTTCCCCTGGTACGGGCCCCCCATGTCGGCCGCCTCCATGGCGACGGCCCGGCTCATGGAGACCTGGGCCCACGGACTGGACGTGGCGGACGCGATCGGTGTGGTGCGCCCACCCACCGACCGGCTCCGGCATGTGGCGTGGCTCGGGGTGCGCACCCGCGACTTCGCCTACGGCGCGCACGGGCTCACCCCGCCCGCCGGCCCCTTCCGCGTCGAGCTCGTCGCACCGGGCGGCGAGCTGTGGACCCACGGCCCCGAGGACGCCCCCCAGCGCGTCACCGGCCCCGCGCTCGACTTCTGCCTCCTGGTCACCCAGCGCGCCCACCGCGCCGACCTCGCCCTCACCGCCGACGGCCCCGACGCCGACCGCTGGCTGGACATCGCCCAGGCGTTCGCCGGGCCGCCCGGAAGCGGGCGGGCGCCGAAGGGGGACACCGCGCGGTGA
- a CDS encoding EamA family transporter encodes MSSPSAVPGIPTPAVAAPEAARSTGRAPLPGRWGSLGPVGLVLAGGVSVQFGGALAVMLMPRAGALGIVALRLAVAAAVLLLVCRPRLRGYSRADWVTVIAFGVAMAAMNGLFYQSVARIPLGPAVTLEVLGPLALSVVASRRAVNLLWAALALAGVFLLGGGGFDSLDPVGAAFALGAGAMWAAYIVFSARTGRRFPQADGLALAMAVGAVLFLPLGVAESGTRLLDPTVLGLGAAVALLSSVLPYTLELLALRRLPASAFAILMSLEPAIAAAAGFLLLDQALSATEAAAIALVVVASMGAVRTQVGRRRAKEPGAAS; translated from the coding sequence GTGAGCAGCCCCAGCGCCGTCCCCGGCATCCCGACCCCGGCCGTCGCCGCCCCCGAGGCGGCGCGGTCCACCGGCCGCGCACCCCTCCCCGGCCGCTGGGGCTCCCTGGGTCCGGTGGGCCTGGTGCTCGCCGGCGGCGTCTCCGTGCAGTTCGGCGGCGCGCTGGCGGTGATGCTGATGCCCCGGGCCGGCGCCCTCGGCATCGTCGCCCTGCGCCTGGCCGTGGCGGCCGCCGTCCTGCTCCTGGTCTGCCGGCCCCGGCTGCGCGGGTACTCGCGCGCCGACTGGGTCACGGTGATCGCCTTCGGCGTCGCCATGGCGGCGATGAACGGCCTCTTCTACCAGTCGGTCGCACGGATCCCGCTGGGGCCGGCCGTCACGCTGGAGGTCCTCGGCCCGCTGGCCCTGTCCGTCGTGGCCTCCCGGCGGGCGGTCAACCTCCTCTGGGCCGCCCTGGCCCTGGCCGGTGTGTTCCTGCTCGGGGGCGGAGGCTTCGACAGCCTCGACCCCGTGGGCGCCGCGTTCGCCCTGGGGGCCGGCGCCATGTGGGCCGCCTACATCGTCTTCAGTGCCCGCACGGGCCGCCGCTTCCCCCAGGCCGACGGACTCGCCCTCGCCATGGCGGTCGGCGCGGTGCTGTTCCTCCCGCTGGGCGTCGCCGAGTCCGGGACCAGACTGCTCGACCCCACCGTCCTCGGCCTGGGCGCGGCGGTCGCGCTGCTGTCGTCGGTCCTCCCGTACACCCTGGAGCTCCTCGCCCTGCGCCGGCTGCCCGCGTCCGCCTTCGCGATCCTGATGAGCCTGGAGCCGGCCATCGCGGCCGCCGCGGGCTTCCTCCTCCTCGACCAGGCCCTCTCCGCCACCGAGGCCGCCGCCATCGCCCTGGTCGTCGTGGCGAGCATGGGGGCGGTGCGGACGCAGGTGGGGCGGAGGCGCGCGAAGGAGCCGGGGGCGGCCTCCTGA
- a CDS encoding NUDIX domain-containing protein encodes MRRLLARLWRLLRPVQGRVMWFLNAKFVVGVTGVVRDDEGRVLLLRHRMWPPGRQWGLPSGFARKGEDFRRTVVREVKEETGLDVEVGRLVMLNSGFRTRLEVAYEARLLGGELRLDPFEILEARWCRPDDLPEGVQPVCHPLVRGETTP; translated from the coding sequence GTGCGACGACTCCTTGCCCGCCTCTGGCGACTCCTGCGCCCCGTCCAGGGCCGCGTCATGTGGTTCCTGAACGCCAAGTTCGTGGTCGGCGTGACCGGCGTCGTGCGCGACGACGAGGGGCGGGTCCTGCTGCTCCGGCACCGGATGTGGCCGCCGGGCCGCCAGTGGGGCCTGCCGAGCGGCTTCGCGCGCAAGGGCGAGGACTTCCGGCGGACCGTGGTGCGCGAGGTCAAGGAGGAGACCGGTCTCGACGTGGAGGTGGGCCGCCTGGTCATGCTGAACAGCGGTTTCCGCACCCGCCTGGAGGTGGCCTACGAGGCCCGCCTGCTCGGCGGCGAGCTGCGCCTGGACCCCTTCGAGATCCTGGAGGCCCGCTGGTGCCGCCCGGACGACCTCCCCGAGGGCGTCCAGCCGGTGTGCCACCCGCTGGTACGGGGCGAGACCACGCCGTGA
- a CDS encoding FAD-binding and (Fe-S)-binding domain-containing protein: MTDLRGLRAGLTAAVRGEVDFGTTARALTTMDASNYRRVPLGVVAPRDADDVAAALSVCRTYGVPVVARGGGTSIAGQATGTGVVLDFTRHMNRLLLLDPQARTAVVQPGLVLDRLQEAAAPHGLRFGPDPSTHGRCTLGGMIGNNSCGSHSVAWGTTADNVRELSVVTARGERLRPGRGWAGAPAGLRELVDGELARLRTGFPQLPRRISGYAVDALLPERGADVARSFCGSEGTLGVLTEAVVDLVRAPRARALAVLAYADESAAAEAAAGLLEWGSPRSSEAGSGGGPLTVEGMAADLVPSAADLPRGGAWLFVETGGETRAQARARAEALVRAADVVDALVVTDPARQRTLWRIREDASGTATRMPDGTEAWPGWEDCAVPPARLGAYLRDFRALLASHGLRGTPYGHFGDGCIHVRIDFDLLTGPGVARFRRFSQELADLVVAHGGSLSGEHGDGQARAELLPRMYGAETVALFERVKGVWDPDDLLNPGVLVRPAPLDANLRFSVLPRGPVDVAFGYPADGGDFAAAVRRCVGVAKCRTASVPGPAVMCPSFRATGEEEHSTRGRARLLHEMLAGELVTGGWRSTEVRDALDLCLSCKGCRSDCPVGVDMATYKAEFLHHHYAGRRRPAAHYAMGWLPVWLGWVARTRTAAVVNGLARVGPLARAAKRLGGIAAQREIPRVAGEPFTRWWRGRRVDMTSGGGPLVILWPDTFTEHLSPSVGRAAVRVLEAAGLRVALPPTLRPAGGPPVGDARSRSAARLLAARRGRVCCGLTYLSTGQLDRARAVLRRTLDLLEPVLATDAPLVVLEPSCAAALRTDAPELLHDDPRAARLAARVLTFAETLERYAPDWTPPRLDRPVAGQTHCHQHAVLGEAPDRRLRAAAGLTGELSGGCCGLAGDFGFERGHYEVSVACAQDRLLPSVREAPDGAVVLADGFSCRTQLEQLAGVRGRHLAEVLADALDGEE; this comes from the coding sequence ATGACGGATCTCCGGGGACTGCGGGCCGGACTGACGGCGGCCGTGCGCGGCGAGGTGGACTTCGGCACGACCGCGCGGGCGCTGACGACCATGGACGCCTCCAACTACCGCCGGGTCCCGCTCGGCGTGGTGGCCCCCCGGGACGCCGACGACGTGGCGGCGGCCCTGTCGGTGTGCCGGACGTACGGCGTCCCGGTGGTGGCGCGCGGCGGCGGCACCTCGATCGCGGGCCAGGCGACCGGCACCGGGGTGGTGCTCGACTTCACCCGGCACATGAACCGCCTGCTCCTCCTCGACCCGCAGGCCCGCACGGCCGTCGTCCAGCCCGGTCTGGTCCTCGACCGGCTCCAGGAGGCCGCCGCCCCGCACGGGCTGCGCTTCGGGCCGGACCCCTCCACGCACGGCCGCTGCACCCTCGGCGGCATGATCGGCAACAACTCCTGCGGCTCCCACTCCGTCGCCTGGGGCACGACGGCGGACAACGTCCGTGAGCTGTCGGTCGTCACCGCGCGCGGGGAACGGCTGCGACCGGGCCGGGGGTGGGCCGGGGCCCCGGCGGGGCTGCGGGAGCTGGTGGACGGTGAACTGGCCCGCCTGCGCACCGGCTTCCCGCAGCTGCCCCGCCGCATCTCCGGGTACGCCGTGGACGCCCTGCTGCCCGAGAGGGGAGCCGACGTCGCCCGCTCCTTCTGCGGCTCGGAGGGCACGCTGGGCGTGCTGACGGAAGCGGTCGTGGACCTCGTACGGGCGCCCCGCGCGCGGGCGCTCGCCGTGCTGGCGTACGCCGACGAGAGCGCGGCCGCCGAGGCCGCGGCCGGGCTGCTGGAGTGGGGGTCCCCCCGCTCCAGCGAAGCCGGGAGCGGGGGAGGCCCGCTGACCGTGGAGGGCATGGCGGCCGACCTGGTGCCGTCCGCCGCGGACCTCCCGCGCGGTGGGGCCTGGCTGTTCGTGGAGACGGGCGGGGAGACGCGGGCCCAGGCCCGCGCGCGGGCGGAGGCGCTCGTGCGCGCGGCGGACGTGGTGGACGCCCTGGTGGTCACCGACCCGGCCCGGCAGCGCACGCTGTGGCGGATCCGGGAGGACGCGAGCGGCACGGCGACCCGGATGCCGGACGGCACGGAGGCCTGGCCCGGCTGGGAGGACTGCGCGGTGCCGCCCGCCCGGCTCGGCGCGTACCTGCGGGACTTCCGCGCCCTGCTGGCCTCCCACGGGCTGCGCGGCACCCCGTACGGGCACTTCGGGGACGGCTGCATCCACGTCCGGATCGACTTCGACCTGCTGACCGGGCCGGGCGTCGCCCGCTTCCGGCGCTTCTCGCAGGAGCTGGCCGACCTGGTCGTGGCCCACGGCGGCTCCCTGTCCGGGGAGCACGGCGACGGACAGGCCCGCGCCGAACTGCTGCCGCGCATGTACGGCGCGGAGACGGTCGCCCTCTTCGAGCGCGTGAAGGGCGTCTGGGACCCGGACGACCTGCTCAACCCGGGCGTGCTGGTCCGCCCCGCGCCCCTGGACGCGAACCTCCGCTTCTCCGTCCTGCCGCGCGGGCCGGTGGACGTGGCCTTCGGCTATCCGGCCGACGGCGGCGACTTCGCGGCGGCGGTGCGCCGCTGCGTGGGCGTCGCCAAGTGCCGCACGGCGTCCGTGCCGGGGCCGGCGGTGATGTGCCCGTCGTTCCGGGCGACGGGCGAGGAGGAGCACTCCACGCGCGGGCGCGCCCGTCTGCTGCACGAGATGCTCGCCGGTGAGCTGGTGACCGGCGGCTGGCGGTCCACGGAGGTGCGGGACGCGCTGGACCTGTGCCTGTCCTGCAAGGGCTGCCGCTCGGACTGCCCGGTCGGGGTCGACATGGCCACGTACAAGGCGGAGTTCCTGCACCACCACTACGCGGGCCGCCGCCGCCCGGCCGCGCACTACGCCATGGGGTGGCTGCCGGTGTGGCTGGGCTGGGTGGCGCGGACGAGGACGGCGGCGGTGGTCAACGGCCTCGCCCGGGTGGGCCCGCTCGCGCGGGCGGCGAAACGGCTGGGCGGGATCGCGGCGCAGCGGGAGATCCCGCGGGTGGCCGGGGAGCCGTTCACGCGGTGGTGGCGGGGGCGGCGCGTGGACATGACGTCCGGCGGCGGCCCGCTGGTGATCCTGTGGCCGGACACCTTCACCGAGCACCTGTCGCCCTCCGTGGGCCGGGCGGCCGTACGGGTCCTGGAGGCGGCCGGGCTGCGGGTGGCGCTGCCCCCGACGCTGCGGCCGGCCGGAGGCCCGCCGGTCGGTGACGCCCGTTCGCGCTCGGCGGCCCGGCTGCTGGCGGCCCGCAGGGGCCGGGTCTGCTGCGGCCTGACCTACCTCTCCACGGGCCAGCTCGACCGCGCCCGCGCGGTGCTCCGCCGCACCCTCGACCTCCTGGAGCCGGTGCTGGCCACGGACGCGCCGCTGGTCGTCCTGGAGCCGAGCTGCGCGGCGGCGCTGCGCACGGACGCGCCGGAGCTGCTGCACGACGACCCGCGCGCGGCACGGCTCGCCGCGCGGGTCCTCACCTTCGCGGAGACCCTGGAGCGGTACGCGCCGGACTGGACCCCGCCGCGCCTGGACCGTCCCGTGGCCGGCCAGACCCACTGCCACCAGCACGCGGTCCTGGGCGAGGCGCCCGACCGCCGCCTGCGCGCGGCCGCCGGCCTCACCGGCGAACTGAGCGGCGGCTGCTGCGGCCTGGCGGGCGACTTCGGCTTCGAGCGGGGCCACTACGAGGTCTCCGTGGCCTGTGCGCAGGACCGGCTCCTGCCGTCGGTGCGGGAGGCGCCGGACGGGGCGGTGGTCCTGGCCGACGGCTTCTCCTGCCGGACGCAGCTGGAGCAGCTGGCGGGGGTGCGGGGGAGGCACCTGGCGGAGGTGCTGGCGGACGCCCTGGACGGAGAGGAGTGA